In the Nitrospirota bacterium genome, one interval contains:
- a CDS encoding outer membrane lipoprotein carrier protein LolA: protein MWALVPVPFLSAEENDEKALGEVREVVKQLQARYEKTKDLQADFTQKTMIEGFERPITSSGKVYIKKPGRLRWNYLDPSVEDIYVNRDDIKVYVPEHKQVLVGKLTQMAASKAPLELLQGAATLEESFDIEPTPGKGRGVGGIRLLTLLPKSREGEAGRSLQRIVVEVFPKTYFIRTISLYEVSGNVASFEFSSLQYNVGLANALFDLKLPADVVVVKAPVLSTPQ from the coding sequence ATGTGGGCTCTCGTACCAGTGCCGTTCCTGAGCGCTGAGGAGAACGATGAGAAAGCGTTGGGAGAGGTGCGGGAGGTGGTCAAGCAGCTTCAGGCGCGGTATGAGAAAACGAAAGATCTTCAGGCGGACTTTACGCAAAAGACGATGATCGAGGGGTTCGAGCGGCCCATCACGTCCTCGGGCAAGGTCTATATCAAAAAGCCGGGCCGGTTACGATGGAACTATCTCGACCCGTCGGTCGAGGACATCTATGTCAATCGGGATGACATCAAAGTGTATGTGCCGGAGCATAAGCAGGTATTGGTGGGGAAGCTCACGCAAATGGCGGCCTCTAAGGCTCCGTTAGAGCTCTTGCAGGGGGCAGCCACCTTGGAGGAGTCGTTCGACATTGAGCCGACACCGGGGAAGGGACGCGGCGTGGGAGGAATCCGGTTACTCACCCTCCTGCCGAAGTCGCGTGAAGGTGAGGCGGGGAGATCGTTACAACGGATCGTGGTGGAAGTGTTTCCCAAGACCTATTTCATCCGGACCATCTCTCTCTACGAAGTCAGCGGCAATGTCGCAAGTTTTGAATTTTCTTCGCTCCAGTACAACGTCGGCCTCGCCAACGCACTCTTCGACCTGAAGTTGCCGGCCGATGTGGTCGTCGTGAAGGCTCCCGTGCTCAGTACTCCGCAGTGA
- a CDS encoding thioredoxin domain-containing protein, protein MRERCAQWVSVVCAAVWGVVVLWSAPAAALPLDLKGKFEILTGEVSTHTPGKVKLMEFADFYCPHCHHFEETGLPLLVKEFGNKLEITMVGFPVIRGKLPTAFDMYEQARAMGKGNEMRTVLFRTIHKDKIDGVLDRSIREILIKEVGLDPKAFEEGMASGKPARAVEDGRRWGERIQVSSTPSILLDGNIKVDGANMTPDNVLTIIRSILDADAKK, encoded by the coding sequence ATGCGAGAGCGCTGTGCGCAATGGGTCTCAGTCGTCTGTGCGGCTGTATGGGGCGTTGTCGTCTTGTGGAGCGCACCAGCTGCTGCCTTGCCCCTTGATTTAAAGGGCAAGTTCGAAATTCTGACTGGCGAGGTGTCCACTCATACGCCTGGCAAGGTGAAGCTGATGGAGTTCGCCGACTTCTATTGCCCACATTGTCACCACTTCGAAGAGACAGGGTTGCCGTTGCTTGTGAAAGAGTTCGGGAATAAGTTGGAGATCACGATGGTGGGGTTCCCTGTGATTCGTGGAAAACTCCCGACCGCATTCGATATGTATGAGCAGGCGAGGGCGATGGGTAAAGGCAACGAAATGAGGACGGTCTTGTTTCGCACGATCCACAAAGACAAAATTGATGGCGTGCTGGATCGCTCGATTCGGGAGATTCTGATTAAGGAAGTTGGTCTCGATCCGAAAGCGTTCGAAGAAGGAATGGCCAGCGGGAAACCGGCTAGGGCCGTTGAAGACGGGCGCAGGTGGGGAGAGCGGATTCAGGTGTCGTCAACTCCATCGATCTTGTTGGATGGCAATATCAAAGTCGATGGTGCGAATATGACTCCTGACAATGTCCTCACGATCATTCGGAGTATCCTGGATGCAGATGCAAAGAAGTAA
- a CDS encoding 2OG-Fe(II) oxygenase, translating into MNQSMVSSLGEAVDEAVKRLDLDRLSREYWDQNEFLFVPQFLSRSVVEEYLVPQAQGVKGELNRNYIPGHKKGGSVSYYTVMEKAPRFLDLYRSEAFIEFLSRLVRAKLSRCPESDPHSCALYYYTEPGDHIGFHYDTSYYKGARYTILMGIVDRSTQCKLVCELFKDDPVKTPKHLELITQPGDLVIFNGDKLWHAVTPLGEGEERIALTMEYVTDPDMGAFKRLYSNLKDSIAYFGLRTVFKQAITGSNRPRS; encoded by the coding sequence ATGAATCAGTCGATGGTTAGTTCCCTCGGTGAAGCGGTCGATGAAGCAGTGAAGCGATTGGATCTCGATCGACTCTCGCGTGAGTATTGGGATCAAAACGAATTCCTCTTCGTTCCACAGTTTCTTTCCCGGTCGGTGGTGGAAGAGTATCTTGTTCCTCAAGCGCAGGGGGTGAAAGGCGAGCTGAATCGTAACTATATTCCCGGCCATAAAAAAGGTGGGAGCGTCAGCTACTATACGGTGATGGAGAAGGCCCCACGCTTTCTCGATCTCTATCGATCTGAAGCATTCATCGAATTCTTAAGCCGTCTGGTACGGGCCAAGCTCAGTCGATGTCCTGAGAGCGATCCCCATTCCTGCGCGCTCTACTACTATACGGAACCAGGGGACCATATCGGGTTTCACTATGACACGTCCTACTATAAGGGGGCTCGCTATACCATTCTGATGGGGATTGTCGATCGGTCTACGCAATGCAAACTGGTCTGCGAACTGTTCAAGGACGATCCTGTGAAAACCCCTAAACATCTTGAACTGATTACACAACCAGGGGACCTCGTCATTTTCAATGGAGATAAACTCTGGCATGCGGTTACTCCGCTCGGCGAGGGGGAAGAACGGATTGCCCTCACGATGGAATATGTCACCGACCCTGACATGGGAGCTTTCAAACGGCTCTATTCCAACCTCAAAGACTCCATCGCCTACTTCGGCCTCCGCACGGTCTTCAAGCAGGCGATCACGGGTTCCAATCGCCCTCGCTCCTAG
- a CDS encoding DNA translocase FtsK 4TM domain-containing protein: MAVTTSAKRGEARGAASPPSHIKREVIGVVLIALALLTLLSLLSFVSSEVKAGTSATPPSRNLIGAVGAFFASTIFWTIGAAGYMFPILLGLMGVRCFTQDNLSIRLRNAAASLAALLFLAGFLHLEVTGVPTVSSGLIYRGMAGGIFGRVLAESLRIYFASTGAHILIMAGLLVSLLFTTSISLAKVAQRIPGLGNWMFNRARALIPDRPEEEAASEPLRKAKQRSSKSIREVIEEALPEAAGEPELDWPVIQPSRQPTSEPVEPVESEPEPQIVAAQARAGDYILPDPALLLSEPSGPLGRVTEDEIKAQSDVLTRALLSFGIAGKVTEVRPGPVVTMYEFEPASGTKVARIVNLADDLALALKAISLRIVAPIPGKSVVGIEVPNLYRETVSMREVVTSEVFSRARSKLSLALGKDIFGAPMIADLKTMPHLLVAGATGAGKSVSLNTMLLSLLFSARPNEVKLLLIDPKMLEFQTYDGIPHLLRPVITDPKSAARGLSWVVAEMERRYKLLAEAGVRNIDAYNRKVSGGQGISEVDSAAKLEQPELPIQFLPEEERLSAGETTLPDGSPGSFLPPPTPPEPLPYIVVMIDELADLMMVAPKEVEDKIARLAQMARASGIHLVLATQRPSVDVLTGLIKANFPARIAFQVSSKTDSRTILDANGAEALLGRGDMLYLASGTGRLMRGHGSFVSDDDVRRVVEFVKDQARPAYNQELQTALKQEEAKEEEALDEVYEQAKELVLTTGQASASLIQRRLRVGYPRAARMIEQMEADGLVGAAGRDGRREIVGRRGPVGAEEQA, encoded by the coding sequence ATGGCTGTCACCACTTCGGCCAAGCGGGGCGAGGCCCGCGGTGCCGCTTCCCCCCCATCACACATCAAACGGGAAGTGATCGGAGTCGTCCTGATCGCGTTGGCGCTCTTGACGCTTCTCAGCCTGCTGTCCTTTGTGTCGAGTGAGGTCAAGGCCGGGACATCTGCGACGCCTCCATCCAGGAACCTCATCGGGGCGGTCGGCGCATTTTTCGCGTCCACCATCTTCTGGACGATCGGCGCGGCAGGCTACATGTTTCCGATACTCCTCGGCCTCATGGGTGTCCGTTGTTTTACGCAGGACAACCTGTCGATCCGTTTGCGGAACGCTGCCGCTTCGCTGGCCGCGTTGCTGTTTCTCGCGGGCTTTCTCCATCTCGAAGTCACGGGGGTGCCGACCGTCTCAAGCGGCCTGATTTATCGAGGGATGGCGGGGGGCATCTTCGGGCGGGTGTTGGCTGAGAGCTTGCGCATTTATTTTGCGAGCACCGGCGCTCATATCTTGATCATGGCAGGACTCCTGGTGTCGCTCCTCTTCACGACGTCTATCTCACTGGCGAAAGTTGCTCAGCGGATTCCCGGTCTGGGTAATTGGATGTTCAACAGGGCTCGTGCCTTGATTCCCGACCGCCCGGAGGAAGAAGCCGCTTCTGAACCCCTACGGAAAGCCAAACAGAGGTCGTCGAAATCTATCCGTGAGGTCATTGAAGAAGCGCTTCCTGAGGCGGCTGGGGAGCCGGAATTGGATTGGCCGGTCATTCAGCCATCGCGACAACCGACTTCCGAACCGGTTGAGCCGGTGGAATCAGAGCCGGAGCCGCAGATCGTTGCCGCTCAAGCCAGGGCGGGAGACTATATCTTGCCGGATCCGGCCCTGCTCTTGAGCGAACCTTCAGGCCCGCTCGGGCGTGTGACGGAAGATGAAATCAAGGCGCAATCGGATGTGCTGACCCGCGCCCTGCTCAGTTTCGGCATTGCGGGGAAGGTCACAGAGGTTCGCCCTGGACCGGTCGTGACGATGTATGAGTTCGAGCCGGCGTCGGGGACCAAAGTTGCGCGCATTGTGAATTTGGCTGATGATCTGGCGTTGGCGCTGAAGGCGATCAGCCTTCGAATTGTTGCGCCGATTCCAGGAAAATCGGTCGTAGGGATCGAGGTGCCGAATCTCTATCGCGAGACAGTATCGATGAGAGAGGTCGTCACGAGCGAGGTGTTTTCACGTGCCAGATCGAAGCTCAGCTTAGCCTTGGGGAAGGATATCTTCGGAGCCCCCATGATCGCCGATCTGAAAACGATGCCTCACTTGCTGGTTGCCGGCGCCACAGGAGCAGGGAAAAGTGTCAGCCTCAATACGATGTTGCTGAGCCTGTTGTTTTCGGCTCGACCCAATGAGGTCAAGCTACTCCTGATCGACCCCAAGATGCTCGAATTTCAAACGTACGACGGCATTCCTCATCTGCTGCGTCCGGTCATTACCGATCCAAAGTCGGCGGCGCGCGGGCTCAGTTGGGTTGTCGCGGAAATGGAGCGACGCTACAAATTGCTTGCTGAGGCAGGGGTGCGAAATATCGATGCCTATAATCGAAAGGTTTCCGGAGGACAGGGGATATCCGAGGTAGACTCAGCGGCCAAGTTGGAGCAGCCGGAATTGCCCATCCAGTTTCTACCTGAAGAGGAGCGGCTCTCTGCCGGAGAAACTACGCTTCCGGATGGCAGCCCCGGATCGTTCTTGCCGCCGCCGACTCCGCCTGAGCCCCTGCCCTATATCGTGGTGATGATCGATGAGTTGGCGGATCTGATGATGGTGGCGCCGAAGGAAGTGGAAGACAAGATTGCGCGTTTAGCGCAGATGGCCCGTGCGTCAGGCATCCATCTCGTGCTGGCGACGCAGCGCCCGTCGGTCGATGTGCTGACCGGTTTGATCAAGGCGAACTTCCCGGCCCGCATCGCCTTTCAGGTGTCGTCGAAGACCGATTCGCGCACCATCCTGGATGCGAACGGCGCGGAAGCGCTCCTTGGCCGAGGGGACATGCTCTATCTGGCTTCTGGAACCGGGCGCCTTATGCGGGGGCACGGGTCGTTTGTCTCGGATGACGATGTCCGCCGCGTGGTCGAGTTTGTGAAGGATCAAGCCAGGCCTGCCTATAATCAGGAGTTGCAGACCGCCCTGAAACAGGAAGAGGCGAAAGAGGAAGAGGCGTTGGACGAGGTGTATGAACAGGCCAAGGAACTCGTCCTGACGACCGGACAGGCTTCTGCCTCGCTGATTCAGCGTCGGCTGCGGGTGGGTTACCCTCGGGCGGCTCGGATGATCGAGCAGATGGAGGCAGACGGCCTCGTGGGCGCAGCTGGTCGCGATGGACGGAGAGAGATCGTCGGGCGGCGAGGGCCGGTGGGGGCAGAGGAACAGGCATGA
- a CDS encoding tetratricopeptide repeat protein, protein MNRLFQHSVIGLLVLCLVVISPQVLVSAAAEQPDVAKREYERGIALLRTGDLAAASEAARKAVELNPSSAEVHHLLGMIAFKERKPDQAIESFIHALKLKPAYPEALNDLAEIYLIQGKSAQAEQALKRAIEIDQKHADSFFDLARLYEQRRDVAAATRTYRSLLAAHPSHRGALYNLALLYEAQGDNRGAQETVSRLLKLDPKHADGWYLAGRIAEKNNDLVEAAHAYRQAIVVKPALVDAHYNLAFIYRSQGKPVEAEREYLEVLRYRPEYAEAHMNLGVTYTGLNRLEEAERSYERAVALKPDYAEAHYNLGVFYELHRKDLPKALAHYHAYLNLGGRDDRVERIVGSGGR, encoded by the coding sequence GTGAATCGCCTTTTCCAGCATAGTGTGATCGGTTTGTTGGTCCTGTGCCTCGTTGTCATTTCTCCTCAGGTATTGGTCTCGGCGGCGGCTGAGCAACCGGATGTCGCCAAGCGCGAGTACGAGCGAGGTATCGCGCTGTTGCGAACAGGTGATCTTGCTGCGGCATCTGAGGCTGCCCGAAAAGCTGTCGAGCTCAATCCCTCCTCGGCCGAGGTGCACCATCTGCTCGGCATGATCGCGTTCAAAGAAAGGAAACCGGATCAGGCGATCGAGTCGTTCATCCACGCGCTCAAGCTGAAGCCGGCTTATCCTGAAGCTCTGAACGATCTGGCCGAGATCTATCTGATTCAAGGAAAATCGGCCCAAGCGGAGCAGGCTCTCAAACGGGCGATCGAGATCGATCAAAAACATGCGGATTCATTCTTCGATTTAGCCAGGCTGTACGAGCAACGTCGCGATGTCGCTGCAGCCACCAGAACCTATCGATCCTTGTTAGCCGCCCATCCGAGCCACCGTGGCGCCCTCTACAATCTTGCATTGCTCTACGAAGCACAGGGAGACAATCGCGGCGCACAAGAGACGGTGAGCCGCCTCCTCAAACTCGATCCTAAGCATGCTGACGGCTGGTACCTTGCCGGGCGGATCGCGGAAAAGAACAACGACCTTGTGGAAGCCGCCCATGCCTATAGACAGGCCATCGTAGTGAAGCCCGCGTTAGTGGATGCGCACTATAACCTCGCGTTTATTTACCGGAGCCAAGGCAAGCCCGTGGAGGCAGAGCGGGAATATCTCGAAGTCTTGCGGTATCGCCCGGAGTATGCCGAAGCGCATATGAACCTGGGTGTGACCTATACAGGTCTAAACAGGCTTGAAGAGGCAGAACGTTCCTACGAGCGAGCCGTTGCGTTGAAGCCGGACTACGCTGAAGCGCATTACAATTTGGGTGTCTTCTATGAGTTGCATCGGAAAGATCTTCCGAAAGCGCTGGCTCACTATCACGCGTACCTGAACCTCGGTGGGCGCGACGATCGTGTTGAGCGAATCGTCGGCTCCGGAGGTCGATGA
- a CDS encoding Slp family lipoprotein produces MRMQARTIFFIVAVLVTLTGCTSMQKAGDGPDTQALPFLQVKAAPDSLKGQAVVFGGNVLTGRRLKDGTRIEILQLPLDRSTRPGYDLTQSQGRFIAFQREFLDPATLPPGTRVTVTGEISGSVTLPLDETDYTYPVINIKQLRVWTKSEDVAPRVHPYYYSGPGPYWGPYWSPYWRPWPYW; encoded by the coding sequence ATGCGTATGCAAGCACGTACCATCTTCTTTATCGTCGCCGTACTCGTCACGCTCACAGGTTGTACTTCGATGCAAAAGGCAGGAGACGGCCCGGACACACAGGCCCTTCCTTTTCTCCAGGTCAAGGCAGCACCGGACTCCCTGAAGGGGCAAGCGGTAGTCTTTGGCGGCAACGTGTTGACAGGCCGACGTCTGAAAGATGGCACCAGGATCGAGATCTTACAGTTGCCGCTCGATCGATCGACGCGTCCCGGATATGATTTGACCCAATCACAAGGCCGCTTCATCGCCTTCCAGCGAGAATTCCTCGATCCTGCAACTCTCCCCCCAGGGACCAGAGTTACCGTGACCGGCGAGATCTCCGGTTCCGTCACGTTACCGCTGGATGAGACCGACTACACCTATCCCGTCATCAATATCAAACAACTACGCGTCTGGACCAAATCGGAAGACGTGGCCCCCCGTGTCCACCCCTATTATTATTCGGGGCCAGGTCCATATTGGGGTCCTTACTGGAGCCCCTATTGGCGACCTTGGCCCTATTGGTAG